Genomic DNA from Frondihabitans sp. PAMC 28766:
ACGCAGCGGATGATCGCCGACATGGCAGGTGTCAGCCAACCCACGGTGTCTCTCGTGCTGAACGGGAAAGCCGACACGGCCAGCCGCATTCCGCCAGAAACTCGCGACCGTGTCCTCCGGGTCATCCGGGAGACCACCTACGTCGCCAACCCGGTGGCCCGAAGTCTCGCAGGGGTCCGCAACAACCTCATCGGCGTCTTCACCTACGAGCACGCCTTCCCCAACGATTCCTCAGACTTCTACACGCCACTGCTGACGGGCGTCGAAAGCGCGGCGGAACACCTCGGCGCCGACCTGCTGCTCTTCACCAGCACACCGTTACTCGACGGGCGCCGCCGCCTCTTCCACGAGTCCAGCCGACTCCGTCTGGCTGACGGCTGTCTGCTCCTCGGACGGGAGATGGACGCAGCGGACCTCGAGCGCCTTGTCGACAGCGGCTACCCGTTCGTCGCGATCGGTCGACGCGAGGCGGCAGGCGGTCGCGTGCCCTACGTCGGTGTCGACTACGCCTCCGCCTCTCGTAAGCTCGCAGATCTCGCCGTCCAGGCCGGCCACGAAAGGTTCGCGTCCATTCACCTGCCGACCACGGCCGAGTCGACGACCGACCGACGAACGGGCCTTCTCGATGGTCTCTCCGGCCACGGACACACGACGGAGTTCACGATCGGCGACAAGTCGCTCGGAGACATCTGGAAGGAGATCCGGGCGTCTGACGCCACAGTCGTCTTCGTCGAGGACCCGCTCGATGCGCAGGCCCTCTTCGACCTGGGCGCTGTCGAGGGCGTTCACGTACCGAAGGATTTGTCGATCGTAGTGCTGGGCGAGCACAGCCGACCGATGGAGCGGGCCGTCGACTTCACACGGCTGAGCGCCCCTCGCCCGGAACTCGGCTCTCGCGCCGTGGCACTGCTCCATGAGGTGCTGAACGGAACGCGAGGCACGGATCCGCTGCCCCGGCAGCAGTTGCTCGACGCCGCCATCGTCACTGGAGCCACACTCGCACCGCCACCCTGTGCCTGACTTCCCCCGCCACTGCTGTCTTTCCCACCACCCCTGTTCCAAGGAGCACCAGAATGCCCAGCACCATCCGCACCCTCGATACCGACGTCGTGATCATCGGTGGTGGCCTCGGCGGAGTCGCCGCGGCGATCGCCGTCTGCCGAGCCGGCCGCCGCGCGATCCTGACCGATGAGACCGATTGGCTCGGCGGTCAGATGACCAGCCAGGCCGTGCCGCCCGACGAGCACCCCTGGGTCGAGCAGTTCGGCATCACCGCAAGCTACCGAGCCCTCCGTGAAGGGATCCGCGACTACTACCGCCGCAACTACCCTCTTCGACCAGAGGCAAGAGCCCTGCCCGAACTGAACCCGGGTGCCGGACGTGTCAGCAAGCTCTGCCACGAGCCGCGCGTCGCGGTCGCGGTGATCGACGAGCTGCTCCAGCCGTACCGTTCGGCCGGTCTCCTTACGGTGCTCTACGAACAGCGACCCACTTCCGTTCACATGGACGACGACCGATGCACGGGCGTGACCGTGGTGGCCGACGACGGAACCGAGACGCGGCTCGCCGGGGCGTACGTGCTCGACGCGACCGAGACCGGGATCCTGCTCGATCTCGGCGGCGTCGAGAGCGTCATCGGGGCCGAAGCCAAAGCTGAATTCGACGAGCCTCATGCGCCGGACGCCGCTCAGCCTCTCAACCAGCAGGGCATCACGTTCTGCTTCGCCGTCTCGCACCACGACGGAGAAGACCACACGATCGACAAGCCGGAAATGTACGACTTCTGGCGCAGCTACCAGCCAGCGTTCTGGCCCGCGCCGCTCATCGGCTTCGTGGCACCCGACCCGCGCACTCTGGAAGCCGGCACCCGCACCTTCGAGCCCAACCCTGACGTCGATCCCCTCGCGGTCAGCGCTGATCAGAGTGCGGATGCCGGCGACAAGGAACTATGGGGCTTCCGCCGGATCCTCGCACGCAAGCTCTTCGCCGACGGCACGTTCGACTCCGACATCTGCGTCGTCAACTGGCCACTCAACGACTATTGGCTCGAACCGCTCATCGGCGCGGGCGACACCACCGCCGAGAAGGCCCTCGACGAGGCCCGGCAGCTGTCACTCTCGGTGCTGTACTGGCTTCAGACCGAGGCGCCTCGTGCCGATGGCGGGTTCGGGTTCCCGGGCCTGAAACCTCGCCCCGACGTCACCGGCACGACCGACGGCCTCGCCAAAGCGCCCTACGTGCGAGAGGCACGCAGGATCAAGGCGGTCACCACGATCACGGAGCGCGACGTCTCAGCCGACCTGCTGGGCGTCACCGGGCGCACCCGGTACGACGACTCGATCGGCGTCGGCAGCTACCGCCTCGACCTGCACCCGTCCACGGGAGGTGACAACTACGTCGACGTGCCGAGCGTGCCGTTCGAGATCCCACTCGGAGCCCTGATCCCGCGCCGAGTGACGAACCTGCTGCCGGCCGGCAAAAACATCGGCACCACTCATATCTCGAACGGCTGCTATCGACTGCACCCCGTCGAATGGAACGTCGGCGAGGTCGCCGGAGAGCTGGCCGCATTCTGCCTCGACTCACCCCTCGAACCCCGCGACGTCCAAGCCGACCCCAACACCTTCGCCGACTTCGCAGCAGTGCTCGACCGCCACGGCATCGAGCGCCGCTGGCCCGAAGTCCAGGGCTACTGACACCCCCATCCCCTGTAAGAGAGGTCACAACGCAGTGAAACCCAACGCTCTGAGAATCGGCATCGACGTCGGCGGCACTTTCACCGACGCCGTCGCCATCGACGCCACCACCCTCCAGCTGGTCGGCCAGATCAAAGTGCCCACCAGCCACGACCACCCTGACGGCGTCGCCCACGGCATCGTCGTCGCCCTGAACGGCCTCCTCGAGTCGGTCGGCCGAGACGCCTCCGACGTCGTCTTCCTCGCCCACGGAACCACCCAGGCAACCAACGCCCTTCTCGAGGGCGACGTCGCACCGGTCGGGCTCATCGGAATCGGCAACGGCCTCTCCGGAGCGTTCGTGAAGCGCCTCAGCGCGCTCGGCAAGATCGACATCACCGAGGGCAAGAAGCTGCCCGTGCACTTCGAGCAGCTGAAAGACGCCGGCGACACGCTTGCCCTGAACGCCATCTTCGACCGCTTCACGGAGGCGGGCATCGGATCGGTGGTGGTCACCGAGCCGTTCAGCGTCGACGACTCCATCGGCGAGAACACCGTCGCTCAGGCGGCCCGACGCCAGAAGTTCCTCGTCACGGCCACGCACGACATCTCGTCGCTCTACGGGCTCGGAAAGCGCACCCGCACGGCCGTGCTGAACGCGGTGATCCTCCCAAAGATGTTCGCCACCGCCGACCTCGTCCAGGCGAGCATCGACGCCGCCGGGATCACGGCGCCGCTGATGGTGATGCGATGCGACGGCGGCGTGATGTCGCTCGACGAGATGCGCCGACGCCCGCTCCTCACCGTGCTCTCCGGCCCCGCCGCCGGAGTTGCGGGAGCCCTGATGCAAGAGAAGGTGAGCGACGGGATCTTCCTCGAGACCGGCGGCACCTCGACCGACATCTCCGTCATCCGACGCGGCAAGGTCGCCGTGAAGTACACCGAGTTCGGCGGCTCGTCGACGTTCCTGTCGGCCCTCGACGTCCGCACCGTCGGCGTCGGCGGCGGATCCATGGTCCGGGCTCGTCTGGACGCGTCACCCGCGGTGATCCACGTCGGCCCGCGCAGCGCGCACATCGCCGGCCTGCCCTACGCCTGCTACGCCGAACCCGGGCAGCTCGACGGCGCCCGGCTCGTCTCGATCGCGCCCATCGAGGGCGACCCTGCCGACTACGTCGCGCTCGAATCGAGCTCGGGCCGGTTCGCCATCACGATGACGTGCGCGGCCAACGCCCTCGGTCTCGTCCCCGAGCACGACTACGCCCACGCCGACCCGGCGACATCACGTGCAGCACTCGCACCGCTGGCCGCCGC
This window encodes:
- a CDS encoding FAD-dependent oxidoreductase gives rise to the protein MPSTIRTLDTDVVIIGGGLGGVAAAIAVCRAGRRAILTDETDWLGGQMTSQAVPPDEHPWVEQFGITASYRALREGIRDYYRRNYPLRPEARALPELNPGAGRVSKLCHEPRVAVAVIDELLQPYRSAGLLTVLYEQRPTSVHMDDDRCTGVTVVADDGTETRLAGAYVLDATETGILLDLGGVESVIGAEAKAEFDEPHAPDAAQPLNQQGITFCFAVSHHDGEDHTIDKPEMYDFWRSYQPAFWPAPLIGFVAPDPRTLEAGTRTFEPNPDVDPLAVSADQSADAGDKELWGFRRILARKLFADGTFDSDICVVNWPLNDYWLEPLIGAGDTTAEKALDEARQLSLSVLYWLQTEAPRADGGFGFPGLKPRPDVTGTTDGLAKAPYVREARRIKAVTTITERDVSADLLGVTGRTRYDDSIGVGSYRLDLHPSTGGDNYVDVPSVPFEIPLGALIPRRVTNLLPAGKNIGTTHISNGCYRLHPVEWNVGEVAGELAAFCLDSPLEPRDVQADPNTFADFAAVLDRHGIERRWPEVQGY
- a CDS encoding LacI family DNA-binding transcriptional regulator, whose protein sequence is MTTRAPRVTQRMIADMAGVSQPTVSLVLNGKADTASRIPPETRDRVLRVIRETTYVANPVARSLAGVRNNLIGVFTYEHAFPNDSSDFYTPLLTGVESAAEHLGADLLLFTSTPLLDGRRRLFHESSRLRLADGCLLLGREMDAADLERLVDSGYPFVAIGRREAAGGRVPYVGVDYASASRKLADLAVQAGHERFASIHLPTTAESTTDRRTGLLDGLSGHGHTTEFTIGDKSLGDIWKEIRASDATVVFVEDPLDAQALFDLGAVEGVHVPKDLSIVVLGEHSRPMERAVDFTRLSAPRPELGSRAVALLHEVLNGTRGTDPLPRQQLLDAAIVTGATLAPPPCA
- a CDS encoding hydantoinase/oxoprolinase family protein gives rise to the protein MKPNALRIGIDVGGTFTDAVAIDATTLQLVGQIKVPTSHDHPDGVAHGIVVALNGLLESVGRDASDVVFLAHGTTQATNALLEGDVAPVGLIGIGNGLSGAFVKRLSALGKIDITEGKKLPVHFEQLKDAGDTLALNAIFDRFTEAGIGSVVVTEPFSVDDSIGENTVAQAARRQKFLVTATHDISSLYGLGKRTRTAVLNAVILPKMFATADLVQASIDAAGITAPLMVMRCDGGVMSLDEMRRRPLLTVLSGPAAGVAGALMQEKVSDGIFLETGGTSTDISVIRRGKVAVKYTEFGGSSTFLSALDVRTVGVGGGSMVRARLDASPAVIHVGPRSAHIAGLPYACYAEPGQLDGARLVSIAPIEGDPADYVALESSSGRFAITMTCAANALGLVPEHDYAHADPATSRAALAPLAAALGTDIAAAATQVLAAGAAPVQAVVDAMIDDYQLPAESAVLIGGGGGAASVTPFVGSQSKHDWRIAEHSEVISPIGVALALIREQVERVIPGATDEQILAVRREAEQAVIAQGASPADVAVDVTVDPQSNTVRAIATGATELRTQDRTHQVTDDELLNAAAKSFDVAPRAVEILASTDSHVVFGTPGKRRLLGSARQAVRVIDRDGVIRFVSPDARVEQSTVGAGGDFLPRLIDETTSYGDGGSRAPALQLLIGPRIADLSGVLDESQLISLARTEVEGRDRDESLVAVLEARK